One region of Mycolicibacterium lutetiense genomic DNA includes:
- a CDS encoding acyl-CoA carboxylase subunit beta has product MTNKTTAELLAELREKLELAKEPGDPKAIARRDKKGIPSARARIHALVDPGSFLEIGALAKTPGDPNALFGDGVVTGHGTINGRPVGVFSHDQTVFQGSVGEMFGRKVAKLMEWVAMVGCPIIGINDSAGARIQDAATSLAWYAELGRRHEMLRGLVPEISIILGKCAGGAVYSPIQTDLLVAVRDQGYMFITGPDVIKDVTGEDVTFDELGGADVQAQRGNIHKVVEDEAAAFQYVRDYLSFLPANHFDDAPIVNPGLEPEITPHDLELDSIVPDADNTAYDMHEILLRIFDDGDVFEIAEQRGPAMITAFARVDGQPVGVIANQPMFLSGVVDTDASDKAASFIRFCDSFNLPLVFVVDTPGAMPGVQQEKDGIIKRGGRFFNAIVEADVPKVTIVVRKAYGGGYAVMGSKQLSADLNFAWPTARIAVIGAEGAAQLLVKRFPDPTAPEVQKIRADFIEGYNLNLATPWIAAERGYIDGVIQPHETRLLLRKSLKLLRDKQNAPKTLRKHGLTPI; this is encoded by the coding sequence GGCGATCGCCCGGCGGGACAAGAAGGGCATTCCGAGCGCCCGCGCCCGGATCCACGCGCTGGTCGATCCGGGCAGCTTCCTGGAGATCGGTGCCCTGGCCAAAACCCCGGGAGACCCCAACGCCCTCTTCGGCGACGGTGTGGTCACCGGGCACGGCACCATCAACGGGCGCCCGGTCGGTGTGTTCAGCCACGACCAGACGGTGTTCCAGGGTTCGGTCGGCGAGATGTTCGGCCGCAAGGTCGCCAAGCTGATGGAGTGGGTGGCCATGGTCGGTTGCCCGATCATCGGCATCAACGACTCGGCCGGCGCCCGCATCCAGGACGCGGCGACCTCGCTGGCCTGGTACGCCGAACTCGGCCGCCGGCACGAGATGCTGCGCGGTCTGGTCCCGGAGATCTCCATCATTCTGGGCAAATGCGCCGGCGGCGCGGTCTATTCGCCGATCCAGACCGACCTGCTGGTGGCGGTGCGCGACCAGGGCTACATGTTCATCACCGGCCCCGACGTGATCAAGGACGTCACCGGTGAGGATGTGACGTTCGACGAGCTCGGCGGCGCCGACGTGCAGGCCCAGCGGGGCAATATCCACAAGGTTGTCGAGGACGAGGCGGCCGCGTTCCAGTACGTGCGCGACTACCTTTCATTCCTGCCCGCCAACCACTTCGACGATGCCCCGATCGTCAACCCGGGTCTGGAACCCGAGATCACCCCGCACGATCTTGAGCTCGATTCGATCGTGCCGGACGCCGACAACACGGCCTACGACATGCACGAGATCCTGCTGCGGATCTTCGACGACGGTGACGTCTTCGAGATCGCCGAGCAGCGTGGCCCCGCGATGATCACCGCGTTCGCGCGGGTGGACGGCCAGCCGGTCGGTGTGATCGCCAACCAACCGATGTTCCTGTCGGGCGTGGTGGACACGGATGCCTCTGACAAGGCGGCCAGCTTCATCCGGTTCTGTGACTCCTTCAACCTGCCTTTGGTTTTCGTGGTCGACACCCCGGGCGCCATGCCGGGTGTGCAGCAGGAGAAGGACGGCATCATCAAGCGTGGTGGCCGGTTCTTCAACGCGATCGTCGAGGCCGATGTGCCGAAGGTGACCATCGTCGTCCGCAAGGCCTATGGCGGTGGGTATGCGGTGATGGGCTCCAAGCAGCTGTCGGCGGATCTGAACTTCGCCTGGCCGACCGCTCGTATCGCGGTGATCGGCGCCGAGGGCGCAGCGCAGCTTCTGGTGAAGCGGTTCCCAGATCCGACCGCACCCGAGGTGCAGAAGATCCGCGCCGACTTCATCGAGGGCTACAACCTCAACCTGGCCACGCCGTGGATCGCGGCCGAGCGGGGTTACATCGACGGTGTGATCCAACCGCACGAGACCCGGCTGTTGCTGCGCAAGTCGCTGAAGCTGCTGCGCGACAAGCAGAACGCGCCCAAGACGCTGCGCAAGCACGGCCTGACCCCGATCTGA
- a CDS encoding SRPBCC family protein, giving the protein MLSTVYRHHECVVRRHTTASPQTLFAIVSDGSRWSEWAKPLIPYSAWETRGPADDGGVGAIRAVGTRNRPTREMTTIHEPGRRHGYTMLTDGPIRDYQAEVSFAEAADGTRVTWRGGYETRWRVVGLAYWLVLRVVLGTLSRKLVTAAERRIG; this is encoded by the coding sequence ATGTTGTCGACCGTGTACCGCCACCATGAATGTGTTGTCCGCCGCCACACCACGGCGTCGCCGCAGACCCTGTTCGCCATCGTGTCCGACGGATCCCGGTGGTCCGAGTGGGCCAAACCCCTGATCCCCTACTCGGCATGGGAGACGCGCGGCCCGGCCGACGACGGTGGGGTCGGCGCGATCCGGGCCGTGGGCACCCGCAACCGGCCGACCCGTGAGATGACCACGATCCACGAACCGGGCCGCAGACATGGCTACACCATGCTCACCGACGGTCCGATCCGCGACTACCAGGCCGAGGTGTCCTTCGCCGAGGCCGCCGACGGGACCCGGGTGACGTGGCGGGGCGGCTACGAGACCCGTTGGCGCGTGGTCGGGTTGGCCTACTGGCTCGTCCTGCGGGTGGTGCTCGGGACGCTGTCACGCAAGCTCGTCACCGCCGCGGAGCGGCGTATCGGCTGA
- a CDS encoding TetR/AcrR family transcriptional regulator, producing MPESAPPFTRARNQAQRQDRLSQLTAAARECLAHTRAATLTLGDVAAAAGLAKSGILRYVGSREALLLRVMYDEHLAWIDALADELRTATPAAALAHTLAARPVLCDLIAASPVLIGRLGPDDLRTLAAQAADAQQRLGSALRQSLRLSDDQLRSLTAAVHAFTGTAWAWTTPDSAGPNAMVTDFESTVGRLLDIFIAGLRS from the coding sequence ATGCCGGAATCCGCCCCGCCGTTCACCCGCGCACGCAACCAGGCACAGCGCCAGGACCGGTTGTCCCAGTTGACGGCCGCGGCACGGGAATGCCTGGCACACACCCGCGCCGCGACCCTGACACTGGGCGACGTCGCGGCCGCTGCCGGACTCGCGAAGTCGGGCATCCTGCGGTATGTCGGGTCACGCGAAGCGCTGCTGCTGCGGGTGATGTACGACGAGCACCTGGCCTGGATCGATGCGTTGGCCGACGAACTCCGTACGGCCACCCCGGCCGCGGCACTGGCGCACACGCTCGCCGCGCGACCGGTGCTGTGCGATCTCATCGCGGCCTCGCCCGTGCTCATCGGCCGGCTCGGCCCGGACGATCTACGCACGCTTGCCGCGCAGGCGGCAGATGCCCAGCAGCGGCTCGGCTCCGCTCTGCGGCAATCACTTCGGCTATCCGATGATCAGCTGCGATCGCTGACGGCGGCCGTCCACGCATTCACCGGGACGGCCTGGGCGTGGACCACACCGGATTCGGCCGGACCCAACGCGATGGTCACCGACTTCGAATCCACCGTGGGCCGGCTGCTCGACATATTCATCGCGGGTCTGCGGTCCTAA
- a CDS encoding phytoene desaturase family protein codes for MNTAVVVGAGPNGLAAAITLASAGVDVTVLEAADTIGGGVRSGEGIVPGLVHDHCSAIHPMAVGSAFLAGLGLERHGLQWKWPEIDCAHPLDGGAAGLLYRSVDDTATALGVDGARWRRAFGGPSAKFDTLSQDIMGPLLRVPKHPLALARFGAPTVLPASAFSRLFRTEAARALFGGVAAHTFRPLHYPLTSAIGLGIITAGHRHGWAVAQGGSQAITDALAAVLTELGVKVQTGVRVASAAQLPPADVTMFDLAPTAVVDILGDRLPRRVARGLRGFRYGPGAFKVDFAVEGPVPWAHREVGGAGTVHLGGDFAEIAATEREIHAGRMPQRPFVLVGQQFVADPGRSVGNINPVYSYAHVPHGYTGDATEAIIGQFERFAPGFRDRIVGMAVRSTTEMSVYNANYVGGDICTGAKDIRQLVFGPRTTLQPYRIGVPGMYLCSAATPPGPGAHGMCGANAAVVALAGLTR; via the coding sequence GTGAATACCGCGGTCGTGGTCGGTGCCGGGCCCAACGGGCTCGCGGCCGCCATCACGCTGGCCTCGGCGGGGGTGGACGTAACGGTCCTGGAGGCGGCCGACACGATCGGCGGCGGGGTGCGCTCCGGCGAAGGTATCGTGCCCGGCCTGGTCCACGACCACTGCTCAGCGATCCACCCGATGGCGGTCGGCTCGGCTTTCCTGGCCGGCCTCGGCCTGGAACGCCATGGTCTGCAGTGGAAATGGCCCGAGATCGACTGCGCGCATCCGCTCGATGGTGGTGCCGCGGGCCTGCTGTACCGCAGCGTCGACGACACCGCGACCGCGCTCGGCGTGGACGGTGCGCGCTGGCGGCGGGCCTTCGGCGGCCCGTCGGCGAAGTTCGACACGCTGTCGCAGGACATCATGGGGCCGCTGCTGCGGGTGCCGAAGCATCCGCTGGCGCTGGCCCGGTTCGGTGCACCGACGGTGCTTCCGGCGTCGGCGTTCTCCCGGTTGTTCCGTACCGAGGCGGCGCGGGCATTGTTCGGTGGCGTTGCCGCACACACCTTCCGGCCCTTGCACTATCCGCTGACCTCGGCGATCGGGCTGGGCATCATCACGGCCGGGCACCGGCACGGCTGGGCGGTGGCGCAGGGCGGTTCGCAGGCCATCACCGATGCGCTGGCGGCGGTGCTCACCGAGTTGGGTGTCAAGGTGCAGACCGGTGTCCGGGTTGCGTCCGCGGCTCAGTTGCCGCCGGCCGATGTGACGATGTTCGATCTGGCGCCGACGGCCGTCGTCGACATCCTGGGGGACCGGTTGCCCAGGCGGGTGGCCCGTGGACTGAGGGGATTCCGTTACGGACCGGGAGCATTCAAGGTCGACTTCGCGGTCGAGGGGCCGGTGCCGTGGGCGCACCGGGAGGTCGGTGGCGCCGGGACGGTGCACCTGGGTGGAGACTTCGCTGAGATCGCCGCGACCGAGCGGGAGATCCACGCCGGCCGGATGCCGCAACGACCGTTCGTGCTCGTCGGGCAGCAGTTCGTAGCCGATCCTGGGCGCTCGGTGGGCAACATCAACCCGGTGTATTCGTATGCCCATGTGCCGCACGGCTATACCGGTGACGCGACCGAAGCGATAATCGGCCAGTTCGAGCGGTTCGCCCCCGGATTCCGCGACCGGATCGTCGGGATGGCGGTGCGTTCGACGACGGAGATGTCGGTGTACAACGCCAACTATGTCGGCGGTGACATCTGTACGGGCGCCAAGGATATCCGGCAGTTGGTGTTCGGTCCGCGGACTACACTGCAGCCCTATCGGATTGGCGTTCCCGGCATGTACCTATGCTCGGCGGCCACCCCGCCGGGGCCCGGTGCGCACGGAATGTGCGGTGCCAACGCGGCTGTCGTCGCACTCGCTGGTCTCACGCGGTGA
- a CDS encoding arabinosyltransferase domain-containing protein codes for MSTTVREHSADKGVQVTRWVAMIAGLIGFLCAVATPLLPVVQTTATLNWPQAGQLGSVTAPLITQTPVTMSVTVPCEVLRSVPPEGAMVLGTAPKEGRQAALNALFVNVNAKRVDITDRNVVIASVAREKVNSPACERIEITSSEAGTFATFVGLTDKDGKELRTGFPDPNLRPQIVGVFTELSGAAPQGLSLSATIDTRFTSKPTTLKLVAMLLGIAGTVVALLALWRLDRLDGRRMHHLIPSRWRTFSAVDVAVIGGFLSWHVIGANSSDDGYILQMARVADHAGYMSNYFRWFGSPEDPFGWFYNLLALMTHVSDASIWMRLPDLICALICWLLLSREVLPRLGPAVIASKPALWAAGLVLMAAWMPFNNGLRPEGQIATGALITYVLIERAIISGRLTPAAMAIITAAFTLGIQPTGLIAVAALLAGGRPLLRILVRRRRVLGVWPLVLPLLAAGTVILTVVFADQTLATVLEATRIRTAIGPSQEWYTENLRYYYLILPTVDGSLSRRFGFIITALSLFTSLFIMLRRKRAPGVARGPVWRLMGIIFATMFCLMFTPTKWVHHFGLFAAVGAAMAAVVTVLAGPAILRSARNRMAFTAAVLFVLALCFATTNGWWYVSSYGVPFNNDKPNIGGVTLSAIFFALFAIAALWAYWLHLRPSAEGRLARALTTAPVPLAAGFMVVVFIGSMLYGVVRQDGTYSNASSNLRALAGGCGLADDVLVEPDTNDGFLTPVPGEYGPLGPLGGTATTGFTPDGVPDHIVAEAIRITVPMPGIDADWNADAELKTPGINGSTVPLPYGLDPARVPLAGSYVEGPAQQVSKLASAWYQLPAPDAAHPLVVVTAAGTITGNSIFNGLTEGQAVELEYGRPGPDGAAVPAGRVVPYDLGPNPSWRNLRFDRSEIPADATFVRVIAEDESLSLGDWIAVTPPRVPEVKTVQEHIGSQQPVLMDWAVGLAFPCQQPMLHANGVTEVPKFRITPDYNAKMKDTDTWEDGINGGLLGISDLLLRQHVMATYLNKDWGRDWGSLRKFDTIVDAVPAEVELGTATHSGLYKPGRIRIKP; via the coding sequence ATGAGCACCACGGTGCGCGAACATAGCGCTGACAAGGGCGTTCAGGTGACCCGCTGGGTCGCGATGATCGCCGGGCTCATCGGCTTCCTGTGTGCAGTGGCCACACCGCTGCTGCCGGTGGTGCAGACCACCGCCACCCTGAACTGGCCTCAGGCCGGCCAGTTGGGCAGCGTCACAGCGCCTTTGATCACTCAGACCCCGGTCACCATGTCGGTGACGGTGCCGTGTGAGGTGCTCCGCTCGGTCCCGCCCGAGGGCGCGATGGTGCTGGGCACCGCGCCCAAGGAGGGCAGGCAGGCCGCGCTCAACGCGTTGTTCGTCAACGTCAACGCCAAGCGCGTCGACATCACCGACCGCAACGTGGTGATCGCCAGTGTGGCCCGGGAAAAGGTGAACTCGCCTGCCTGTGAACGCATCGAGATCACCTCGTCGGAGGCCGGAACCTTCGCGACCTTCGTCGGGCTCACCGACAAGGACGGCAAGGAGCTGCGCACCGGCTTCCCCGACCCGAACCTGCGTCCCCAGATCGTCGGTGTCTTCACCGAGCTGAGCGGAGCTGCACCGCAGGGACTTTCCCTGTCCGCCACGATCGATACCCGCTTCACGTCCAAGCCCACCACGCTCAAACTGGTGGCGATGCTGCTCGGGATCGCCGGCACCGTGGTCGCGCTGCTGGCCCTGTGGCGCCTCGACCGGCTCGACGGTCGGCGCATGCACCACCTGATCCCCTCACGCTGGCGCACGTTCAGTGCCGTCGACGTGGCGGTGATCGGCGGGTTCCTGAGCTGGCACGTGATCGGCGCAAACTCGTCCGACGACGGCTACATCCTGCAGATGGCGCGGGTGGCCGACCACGCCGGCTACATGTCGAACTACTTCCGCTGGTTCGGCAGCCCCGAGGACCCCTTCGGTTGGTTCTACAACCTGCTGGCCCTGATGACCCATGTCAGCGACGCCAGTATCTGGATGCGACTGCCCGACCTGATCTGCGCGCTGATCTGCTGGCTGTTGCTGTCCCGCGAGGTGCTGCCGCGTCTCGGACCGGCCGTGATCGCCTCCAAGCCGGCCTTGTGGGCCGCGGGCCTGGTGCTGATGGCGGCCTGGATGCCGTTCAACAACGGCCTGCGCCCCGAAGGACAGATCGCCACCGGCGCACTGATCACCTACGTGCTGATCGAGCGGGCCATCATCTCCGGACGCCTGACCCCGGCCGCCATGGCGATCATCACGGCGGCATTTACCTTGGGTATCCAGCCGACCGGTCTGATCGCCGTTGCCGCACTGCTCGCCGGCGGCCGTCCACTCCTGCGCATCCTGGTGCGCCGCCGTCGCGTCCTGGGCGTGTGGCCGCTGGTGCTGCCACTGCTGGCCGCGGGCACGGTGATCCTGACCGTGGTGTTCGCCGACCAGACGCTGGCAACAGTGCTGGAGGCGACCAGGATTCGCACCGCGATCGGTCCGAGCCAGGAGTGGTACACCGAGAACCTGCGCTACTACTACCTGATCCTGCCCACCGTGGACGGCTCACTGTCGCGCCGGTTCGGCTTCATCATCACCGCGCTGAGCCTGTTCACCTCGCTGTTCATCATGTTGCGGCGCAAGCGGGCTCCCGGTGTGGCCCGCGGACCGGTCTGGCGACTGATGGGCATCATCTTCGCCACCATGTTCTGCCTGATGTTCACCCCCACCAAGTGGGTGCACCACTTCGGCCTGTTCGCCGCCGTGGGCGCGGCGATGGCGGCGGTGGTCACGGTGCTGGCCGGCCCGGCGATCCTGCGTTCGGCACGTAACCGCATGGCGTTCACCGCGGCCGTGCTGTTCGTGCTGGCGCTGTGCTTCGCCACCACCAACGGCTGGTGGTACGTGTCCAGCTACGGGGTGCCGTTCAACAACGACAAGCCCAACATCGGCGGAGTCACGTTGAGCGCCATCTTCTTTGCGCTGTTCGCCATCGCTGCGCTGTGGGCGTACTGGCTGCACCTGAGACCGTCGGCCGAGGGCCGGCTGGCACGGGCGCTGACCACCGCACCGGTGCCGCTGGCAGCCGGGTTCATGGTCGTGGTGTTCATCGGTTCGATGCTCTACGGCGTAGTGCGCCAGGACGGCACCTACTCCAACGCGTCCTCGAACCTGCGGGCATTGGCCGGCGGCTGCGGCCTGGCCGACGATGTGCTGGTCGAACCCGACACCAACGACGGATTCCTGACCCCCGTGCCGGGTGAATACGGTCCGCTGGGGCCGCTGGGCGGGACCGCAACCACCGGGTTCACCCCGGACGGCGTGCCGGATCACATTGTCGCCGAAGCGATTCGGATCACCGTGCCGATGCCGGGTATCGACGCCGACTGGAATGCCGACGCCGAGCTGAAGACCCCGGGCATCAACGGGTCAACCGTGCCGCTGCCCTACGGGCTCGATCCGGCCCGGGTGCCGCTGGCCGGCAGCTACGTCGAGGGCCCGGCCCAGCAGGTCAGCAAGCTGGCCTCGGCCTGGTATCAGCTGCCCGCCCCCGACGCCGCCCACCCGCTGGTCGTCGTCACCGCGGCCGGAACCATCACCGGCAACAGCATTTTCAACGGCCTCACCGAGGGCCAGGCAGTCGAGCTCGAATACGGCCGCCCTGGTCCCGACGGCGCCGCAGTACCGGCCGGACGGGTCGTGCCCTACGACCTGGGGCCTAACCCTTCCTGGCGCAACCTGCGCTTCGACCGCAGTGAGATCCCCGCCGACGCGACGTTCGTCCGGGTCATCGCCGAGGACGAGTCGTTGTCCCTCGGGGACTGGATCGCGGTGACCCCGCCCCGGGTTCCCGAGGTCAAGACCGTGCAGGAGCACATCGGCTCACAGCAGCCGGTTCTGATGGACTGGGCTGTGGGCCTGGCCTTCCCGTGCCAGCAGCCGATGCTGCACGCCAACGGTGTCACCGAGGTGCCGAAGTTCCGGATCACCCCGGATTACAACGCCAAGATGAAGGACACCGACACCTGGGAGGACGGCATCAACGGCGGCCTGCTGGGCATCAGCGATCTGCTGCTGCGCCAGCACGTGATGGCCACTTACCTGAACAAGGACTGGGGCCGGGACTGGGGCTCGCTGCGCAAGTTCGACACCATCGTCGACGCGGTTCCGGCTGAGGTCGAACTCGGGACGGCGACGCATTCCGGGCTCTACAAGCCGGGCCGGATCCGCATCAAGCCGTAA
- a CDS encoding DUF4331 family protein, with protein MSNHFTGLSLGPPLGDQRLDLCDLYAFQSPADPTRTVLILNANPSADALHPDAIYRLAIDNDGDLRDDIAFSYVFSEPVDGRQTVDVYLAADEDAESPEAVGERIFTGVEVSFGSEPVIAQTDAYTFFAGARSDAFFFDFDGVKNLFDTSGGRNFTAFHLSGQYPWTGVDSNTQANVCSMVLELPTVQLGADPDIRIWGRCSLHRDGELLHVDRAGHPSVSSFFNTDDTKLEYNAGVPIHDRERWMGQFIHLLGHTGGYSHDEAIAAIDAEGILPDMLTFNPSKPAKYPNGRVFADDVIDYRLASLTKGDCPPSGLSPHTDTLDVFPYLGPPH; from the coding sequence ATGTCGAACCATTTCACCGGGCTGAGTCTCGGGCCACCGCTGGGCGACCAGCGACTAGATCTATGCGATCTGTATGCCTTCCAGTCACCGGCCGATCCCACGCGGACCGTGCTGATCCTCAACGCCAATCCCAGCGCCGATGCCCTGCATCCGGATGCCATCTACCGGCTGGCCATCGACAACGACGGTGACCTGCGCGACGACATCGCGTTCAGCTACGTGTTCTCCGAGCCGGTCGACGGCCGCCAGACCGTGGACGTGTATCTCGCCGCCGACGAGGACGCGGAATCGCCGGAAGCGGTGGGGGAGCGGATCTTCACCGGCGTCGAGGTGTCGTTCGGGTCGGAGCCGGTGATCGCCCAGACCGACGCCTACACGTTCTTCGCCGGTGCCCGCAGTGACGCATTTTTCTTCGACTTCGACGGTGTCAAGAACCTGTTCGACACCTCCGGAGGCCGGAACTTCACCGCATTCCATCTCAGCGGTCAATATCCTTGGACCGGCGTGGATTCCAACACCCAGGCCAATGTGTGCTCGATGGTCTTGGAGCTGCCGACTGTGCAGCTGGGCGCCGATCCCGACATCCGGATCTGGGGCCGGTGCAGCCTGCACCGCGATGGCGAGCTGTTGCACGTGGACCGGGCGGGACATCCGTCGGTGAGCAGTTTCTTCAACACCGACGACACCAAGCTGGAGTACAACGCCGGCGTGCCGATCCATGACCGGGAGCGCTGGATGGGCCAGTTCATCCATCTGCTGGGGCACACCGGTGGCTACTCGCACGACGAGGCGATCGCTGCCATCGACGCCGAGGGGATCCTGCCGGACATGTTGACGTTCAACCCGTCGAAGCCCGCCAAGTACCCGAATGGCCGGGTGTTCGCCGACGACGTGATCGACTACCGGCTGGCGTCGCTGACCAAGGGTGACTGTCCGCCCTCGGGCCTGAGCCCGCACACCGACACCCTCGACGTGTTCCCGTACCTGGGCCCGCCACACTGA